The following are from one region of the Haloactinomyces albus genome:
- a CDS encoding NDMA-dependent alcohol dehydrogenase, whose protein sequence is MKTEGALLWNPGTNSGWSVEEIELDPPKEREILIKLAASGICHSDDHVDTGDIPLDWAPIIGGHEGAGVVEEVGPGVTSLEPGDHVVLSFMPSCGHCRMCVLGKANMCELGAGVLSGFAPDGTKRIHARGQGVGAFSYLGTFSPYVVVPLDAAVKIDKEIPLDKAALIGCGVPTGWGSSVYAADMQLGDTVVVIGVGGVGMNAVQGAVLKGAKNIVAVDPVAFKREKAVEFGATHTASDFAEATSIVEELTNGQMAERVIFTVGVAHGELLNPAQVLTRRGGVLVLTSAAPVLQSSVDFDLFSFAMSGKRLQGSLYGTTNAQVDIPYIADLYHRGHMKLDELVTKTYDLHDINQAFQDMREGKNIRGVIMYD, encoded by the coding sequence ATGAAGACCGAGGGTGCGTTGCTCTGGAACCCGGGAACGAATTCCGGTTGGAGTGTCGAAGAGATCGAATTGGATCCGCCGAAGGAGCGGGAAATCCTGATCAAACTGGCCGCGTCCGGTATTTGCCACAGCGATGATCATGTCGACACCGGTGACATTCCGCTGGACTGGGCACCGATCATCGGCGGACACGAAGGCGCGGGTGTCGTGGAGGAGGTCGGTCCCGGTGTGACCTCGCTGGAGCCGGGCGACCACGTGGTGTTGTCGTTCATGCCGTCCTGCGGGCACTGCAGGATGTGCGTGCTGGGCAAGGCCAACATGTGTGAGCTGGGTGCCGGGGTGCTCTCCGGATTTGCTCCGGACGGCACCAAGCGGATCCACGCCCGCGGGCAGGGTGTCGGTGCGTTCTCCTATCTGGGAACCTTCAGTCCCTACGTGGTGGTCCCACTGGATGCCGCGGTGAAGATCGACAAGGAGATCCCGCTGGACAAGGCCGCCTTGATCGGATGCGGTGTACCCACGGGCTGGGGTTCGTCGGTGTACGCGGCCGACATGCAGCTCGGCGACACCGTGGTCGTCATCGGTGTTGGTGGCGTGGGCATGAACGCGGTGCAGGGCGCGGTGCTGAAGGGCGCCAAGAACATCGTCGCCGTGGACCCGGTCGCGTTCAAGCGTGAGAAGGCCGTCGAGTTCGGGGCCACGCACACGGCCTCCGACTTCGCAGAGGCCACGTCGATCGTCGAGGAGCTCACCAATGGCCAGATGGCCGAGCGGGTCATCTTCACCGTGGGGGTGGCACACGGTGAACTGCTCAATCCCGCCCAGGTGCTCACCCGGAGGGGTGGCGTGCTCGTGCTGACCTCGGCGGCCCCGGTTCTGCAGAGTTCGGTCGACTTCGACCTGTTCTCCTTCGCGATGTCGGGCAAGCGACTGCAAGGGTCGCTGTACGGGACCACAAACGCCCAAGTCGACATTCCTTACATCGCCGATCTGTACCACCGCGGCCACATGAAGCTCGACGAGCTGGTCACCAAGACCTACGACCTGCACGACATCAACCAGGCGTTCCAGGACATGCGTGAGGGAAAGAACATTCGCGGCGTGATCATGTACGACTGA
- a CDS encoding nuclear transport factor 2 family protein: MATRVTDSATAVQEIINVTHRYALGLDRSDPDEAINAFTDDAYWDATAVGLERFEGREQILEFFRRDAAAMAEQYHAITNHIVEFDGQDTAHGTNYVLAEGRTKSGGSIKAAAINEDTYRDTPDGWRISGRTITPLTTPQMEEFDA, translated from the coding sequence ATGGCCACTCGCGTCACCGACAGTGCGACGGCGGTGCAGGAGATCATCAACGTCACTCATCGGTATGCGCTCGGGCTCGATCGATCGGATCCGGACGAGGCGATCAACGCGTTCACCGATGATGCCTACTGGGATGCGACCGCTGTCGGCCTGGAAAGGTTCGAGGGTCGCGAGCAAATTCTCGAGTTCTTCCGCCGCGACGCCGCCGCGATGGCCGAGCAGTACCACGCCATCACCAACCACATCGTCGAGTTCGATGGCCAGGACACCGCGCACGGCACCAATTACGTGCTCGCCGAGGGGCGGACGAAATCCGGTGGGTCGATCAAGGCCGCAGCGATCAACGAGGACACCTACCGGGATACTCCCGACGGTTGGCGCATTTCCGGTCGGACGATCACGCCGTTGACCACTCCGCAGATGGAGGAATTCGACGCATGA
- a CDS encoding flavin-containing monooxygenase: protein MANSHFAQSDVGQQGDFFDAVIVGAGFSGLYMLYKLRNQGLSVRLFEAGSDVGGTWYWNRYPGARCDVESVDYSYSFSEELQQEWSWQERYPAQPEILSYLRHVADRFDLRRDIVLDTKVTATTYDDSSNAWTVHPDNGVPVTSRFCIMATGCLSIPKTPDVPGLQNFRGKVYHTADWPEYEVSFAEERVGVIGTGSSGVQTIPVLAERARHLTVFQRTAAYSVPARNRPLDAETERAVKANYTERRRTARAMPAGLDVDPNPQSALEVDAEQREREYSRRWDRGGFVVLGAYSDLMTDQRANDTISEFIRNKIRDTVTDRETAEKLLPSGFPFGAKRPCYDTGYYETFNREDVTLVDLKQSPLETITPTGVQTSGEHHELDSIVLATGFDAMTGALSRIDILGRNGTALADKWTDGPRTYLGLGSEGFPNLFFLAGPGSPSVLTNMVTAIEQHVEWIARCIEHVRVNEYRSIEPTAEAEDQWVDHVNYVADQTLYPQANSWYLGANVPGKPRIFMPYPGGMNAYEDKCNEVAEQGYSGFALK, encoded by the coding sequence ATGGCAAATTCGCACTTTGCTCAATCGGATGTCGGGCAGCAGGGCGATTTCTTCGATGCCGTCATCGTCGGCGCCGGATTCTCCGGTCTGTACATGCTCTACAAACTCCGTAACCAGGGATTGTCGGTCCGGCTGTTCGAGGCAGGGTCCGATGTTGGCGGCACCTGGTACTGGAATCGCTACCCAGGAGCCCGCTGCGATGTCGAGAGCGTCGACTACTCGTATTCCTTCTCCGAGGAACTGCAACAGGAGTGGAGTTGGCAGGAGCGCTATCCGGCACAGCCGGAGATCCTCAGCTACCTGCGGCACGTTGCCGATCGGTTCGATCTCCGGCGCGACATCGTGCTCGACACCAAGGTGACGGCCACCACCTACGATGACTCTTCGAATGCGTGGACGGTTCACCCGGACAACGGAGTTCCGGTTACCAGCAGGTTCTGCATCATGGCAACGGGATGCCTGTCCATCCCGAAGACACCCGATGTTCCGGGACTGCAGAATTTTCGGGGAAAGGTCTATCACACGGCGGACTGGCCGGAATATGAAGTGAGTTTCGCAGAAGAACGAGTGGGTGTGATCGGTACTGGTTCTTCCGGTGTTCAGACCATCCCGGTTCTTGCTGAGCGAGCACGGCATCTGACGGTCTTCCAACGCACAGCCGCCTACTCGGTGCCCGCACGGAACCGCCCGCTGGATGCCGAGACCGAGCGTGCGGTCAAGGCGAACTACACGGAACGCCGCCGTACAGCCAGAGCGATGCCAGCCGGTCTGGACGTCGACCCCAACCCGCAATCAGCGCTCGAGGTCGATGCCGAGCAGCGTGAACGTGAGTATTCCAGGCGATGGGATCGGGGCGGATTTGTCGTGCTGGGAGCCTACTCGGACCTCATGACCGATCAGCGCGCCAATGACACGATCTCGGAGTTTATCCGGAACAAGATCCGGGATACGGTGACAGATCGGGAAACTGCCGAGAAACTCCTTCCCAGCGGGTTCCCGTTCGGTGCCAAGCGCCCCTGCTACGACACCGGCTACTACGAGACATTCAACCGGGAAGACGTCACGCTGGTCGATCTCAAGCAGTCTCCATTGGAGACCATCACTCCCACCGGGGTGCAGACTTCCGGCGAGCACCACGAGTTGGACAGCATCGTCCTCGCGACCGGGTTCGACGCGATGACCGGCGCACTCAGCAGGATCGACATCCTGGGCAGGAACGGAACGGCCCTCGCCGACAAGTGGACGGACGGTCCGCGGACCTACCTCGGCCTCGGGAGCGAGGGATTCCCCAACCTGTTCTTCCTGGCAGGCCCCGGCAGCCCCTCGGTGCTCACGAACATGGTGACCGCGATCGAGCAACACGTGGAGTGGATCGCACGATGCATCGAACACGTCCGGGTCAACGAATACCGCAGCATCGAACCCACCGCAGAGGCCGAGGACCAGTGGGTCGATCATGTCAACTACGTCGCCGACCAGACCTTGTACCCTCAAGCCAACTCCTGGTATTTGGGGGCCAATGTTCCGGGTAAGCCCCGCATCTTCATGCCCTATCCCGGAGGCATGAATGCTTATGAGGACAAGTGCAACGAGGTGGCCGAGCAAGGATACAGCGGCTTCGCGCTCAAGTGA